A genome region from Dethiosulfovibrio russensis includes the following:
- a CDS encoding helix-turn-helix domain-containing protein: protein MDVVAVETILAELHETRRELSETRQEVQETRRLLEKYHNPNRWISVKEAAEIADVSERQIFRCVKSGEIFSRKFGGSRRVSFASLVAYTAERAAKATA from the coding sequence GTGGACGTTGTTGCGGTGGAAACTATCTTGGCGGAGCTTCATGAGACACGGCGAGAGCTCAGCGAAACTCGGCAGGAGGTCCAAGAGACCAGGCGTCTCTTGGAGAAATACCACAACCCTAATCGGTGGATATCGGTTAAGGAGGCGGCCGAAATAGCTGATGTCTCAGAGAGACAGATTTTCCGGTGTGTAAAAAGCGGAGAGATATTTTCGAGGAAATTCGGAGGCAGTCGAAGGGTATCATTCGCCAGCCTAGTTGCCTACACGGCTGAAAGGGCTGCGAAAGCGACCGCATAA
- a CDS encoding helix-turn-helix domain-containing protein: MERNMVIDNRKFWFARVDISVLMDEGKGIDAYAKATYAVLCAYAGSDRECFPSAETLAAKVGCSRDRLFKSLKILEDAGCISRQSQTNKSFQTVNRYILNGSNPVEGVRQTDTESPSERLPQSVSRTPGVRQADPRCPSDGHRTRDIELEPKNHKNIVGKSAEETAELPLDPVPGEAMPQTQPGETPPPCPYRAIADLWDKAMVPLGKRGVRILSEARQSALRARWRSRGDNPEGPVWPWADLATWEAYFGYVAESKFLVEGRFCDFDWVIKKTNWIKIREGKYHQEGDCR, from the coding sequence ATGGAACGGAATATGGTCATAGACAATCGAAAATTCTGGTTTGCCAGGGTGGATATCTCCGTTCTGATGGATGAGGGGAAGGGGATAGACGCATACGCCAAGGCTACCTATGCGGTGCTGTGCGCCTACGCCGGATCTGATCGGGAGTGCTTCCCTAGTGCCGAAACTTTGGCGGCTAAGGTGGGCTGTAGCAGAGACAGGCTTTTTAAGAGCCTGAAAATTCTGGAGGATGCCGGTTGTATCTCTCGTCAGAGCCAAACCAATAAGTCGTTTCAGACGGTCAATAGGTATATCCTCAATGGCTCAAATCCTGTCGAAGGAGTACGCCAAACGGACACCGAGAGTCCGTCAGAAAGACTCCCGCAGTCCGTCTCACGGACCCCTGGTGTACGCCAGGCGGACCCCCGGTGTCCGTCAGACGGACACAGAACTAGAGACATAGAACTAGAACCAAAGAACCATAAAAACATAGTGGGCAAGTCCGCCGAGGAAACGGCGGAACTTCCCCTCGACCCTGTGCCTGGGGAGGCAATGCCCCAGACCCAACCAGGTGAGACACCACCACCTTGTCCCTACAGGGCAATAGCGGATCTGTGGGATAAGGCAATGGTCCCTCTAGGTAAACGAGGCGTCCGAATCCTTTCGGAGGCCAGACAGTCTGCACTCAGGGCCCGATGGAGGAGTCGAGGAGATAACCCCGAAGGGCCAGTGTGGCCGTGGGCTGATCTTGCCACCTGGGAGGCTTATTTTGGCTATGTGGCCGAAAGCAAGTTTCTCGTAGAAGGCCGATTTTGTGATTTTGACTGGGTAATAAAAAAGACTAACTGGATCAAGATCCGGGAGGGGAAATATCACCAGGAGGGAGACTGCCGATGA
- a CDS encoding helix-turn-helix domain-containing protein: MIRGDEIKRLRKSKGWTQQTLAETVGVTKTTVLDWEKDRYSPVGQNLMSLAKALGVSAAFLMGETDDPSSTQKSASIGILQAMREQTGLSIEEAAALIHLPAEDLEMMEIHEEKADDALKNKLIKAYGKYLAEKDGDIQGMGSKPKKGQSEEDLETLLKMLAAEDPDIVLRFRHVAKNATRLAPEDREFLATLFKAALGKITLEDHTDEY, translated from the coding sequence ATGATTCGAGGAGATGAAATAAAAAGACTACGCAAATCAAAGGGGTGGACACAGCAGACACTAGCAGAGACAGTGGGAGTGACAAAAACTACGGTTCTAGACTGGGAGAAAGATCGATATTCCCCAGTAGGACAAAACTTGATGTCTCTTGCCAAAGCTTTGGGAGTATCTGCGGCATTCCTTATGGGAGAGACCGACGATCCATCTTCAACGCAGAAAAGCGCCTCCATAGGGATCCTGCAAGCCATGAGAGAGCAAACTGGCCTATCCATAGAGGAGGCGGCTGCCCTCATACATCTACCAGCGGAGGACCTGGAGATGATGGAAATTCACGAAGAAAAGGCAGACGACGCCTTAAAGAACAAACTCATAAAAGCCTATGGGAAATACCTTGCGGAGAAGGACGGCGACATCCAGGGGATGGGATCGAAGCCGAAAAAGGGGCAGAGTGAAGAGGACCTAGAAACCCTGCTCAAGATGCTAGCGGCAGAGGACCCAGATATCGTGCTGAGGTTTCGCCACGTAGCAAAGAACGCCACCAGGCTGGCCCCGGAAGATCGGGAGTTCCTGGCGACGCTCTTCAAAGCGGCATTGGGCAAGATCACACTTGAGGACCATACGGATGAATACTGA
- a CDS encoding helix-turn-helix domain-containing protein: MFGSVIKSARKAQRMTQEQLARKVGCTRTTVCDWEGEKYPPTDVQKIAALEKGLELPACSLYMELAGIMKEEARPHVIVPPDLKTLQRRLCDLIGAIEKLHSECDTPEEVMRLLLDVGDNGEINHPENRAFIDLLETLAPLAGEILRSIRRGERVAS; encoded by the coding sequence ATGTTTGGTAGCGTTATAAAATCCGCTAGAAAGGCTCAAAGAATGACTCAGGAGCAACTTGCAAGGAAGGTTGGGTGTACTAGGACTACTGTTTGTGATTGGGAAGGCGAAAAATATCCTCCGACCGATGTTCAGAAAATCGCTGCTCTGGAAAAGGGATTGGAGTTGCCCGCTTGCTCTCTCTATATGGAGCTGGCCGGGATCATGAAGGAGGAGGCTAGACCCCATGTGATTGTTCCACCTGATCTCAAAACCCTCCAGCGTCGTCTCTGCGACCTGATCGGAGCCATTGAAAAACTCCACTCTGAATGCGACACGCCGGAGGAGGTCATGAGACTGTTACTCGACGTCGGAGATAACGGCGAAATCAATCACCCGGAGAACAGAGCCTTTATCGACCTGCTGGAGACCCTAGCCCCTCTGGCCGGGGAAATCCTTCGGTCGATCAGGCGAGGCGAAAGGGTGGCTTCGTGA